A segment of the Sanyastnella coralliicola genome:
AACGCAACACACGATGTTGACAAGAAATACATTCCTTTTTGCATTGGTGGCACTCCTAATGGGAGCTTGTACCACTGATCCAAACAGTCCAGGACTAGAGTACATGCCTGATATGTACCGTTCTCCTGCAGTTGAGGCTTACGTTGATTACGGTATGGACCCATACCACTTCGGCGAAGCTCAGTACGATTCGTTGAATCACCGTCTATCTGCGCGTAAACCAGCTGCTGGTTCTATCGCATACGCTGGTGATGTTCAACCGTACAACATGCCTTACCCATACCCGAACACAACAGAAGGGTACGAAGAGGCAGCTGCATTGAAGAGTCCGCTTCCAACAACCAAAGCGAATATTGAGCGCGGTAAGGAAGTTTACGAGATCATGTGTATCCACTGCCATGGTGAAGCAGGTAAGGGTGACGGTGCGATCTCGAAGAACGGACACATCAAAGGTATTCCTGATTACTCAGGGAAGTTGAAAGATCTTCCAGAAGGAAAAGCGTTCCACTCAATCCACTACGGTAAAGGTTTGATGGGGTCACACGCTTCTCAGATTTCTCAGTACGAGAGATGGCAAGTTGTACAGTATGTGCAGGTGCTTCAGAACGGTGGTGATATGCCACCATTCGATGAGAACGGAAACGTGATGGCTGCAGGAGCGGCAAGCGCTGAAGAGGCTACAGAAGAGGTAGCATCAGAAGAAACTGAAGGATAAAAAGAACGATTTTAACACATTACAGATCATACGATCATGGAATTTAAATTCGAAGGTAGACTCAAGACAGCATCAATGATCCTTATGGTGATTGGTGTGATCGCATTGGTCGGAGGCTTCATCACTGATAGCTCTGATCATCACCAACGTTGGTGGGCGAACTTGCTAGTAAATGGATTCTTCTACTTCGCAATCGCATTGGGAGCTTTGTTCTTCTATGCGTTGCAGTATGCTGCTGAAGTAGGTTGGTCAGCTTACATCAAGCGCTTCTTTGAAGCGATGTACGCTTACCTCCCTTACGGAGCCGCGGTTATCCTTATCGTTCTTTTGGCTGGGCAGTTCCACGCTCACCACTTGTACCATTGGATGGATCATACGCTATACCATGAGTTCATGGTAGTTGGTTCAGACGGTGCAACCACGTACACAGATACGAAAGAAGCAGGAGCAGTTCTTAACCCTAATTACGATCACATTATTGCGAATAAGTCGGCGTACCTAGGAGGAGCATTCTTCTGGTTCCGTACAATTGCTTACATCGCAACATTCCTCATCTTCGCTCGCTTGTTCCGCAAGTGGTCATTGCAAGAAGATGAAGTAGGTGGAACACAGATTCACTACAAGATGTACCGTCGCAGTGCTTTGTTCTTGGTATTCTTCGCGGTATTTAGCTCAACACTTTCATGGGACTGGCTGATGTCAATTGACACGCACTGGTTCTCTACATTGTATGGTTGGTACGTATTCTCAGGAATGTGGGTTGGCTGTATGATCTTCGCTTTGGTGAGCTTGCTTTACCTACGCACGAAAGGATACTTCCAAGAACTGAATGATTCACACGTACACGATCTAGCTAAGTGGATGTTCGCCATCTCTATGCTTTGGGCGTACCTATGGTTCTCTCAGTTCATGTTGATCTGGTACTCGAACATTCCTGAAGAGGTGACTTACTTCACTCAGCGAATCTTCACTGATTACAAGCTGCCATTCTTTATTATGTTCTTCATCAATTTCGCGGTTCCATTCTACGTAATGATCGCTCGTGATGCGAAACGTAATCCAAGATTCATCCTGCCTGTAGCGTTCTTGATCTTCGTGGGACACTTTGTGGACACGTATCTGCTAGTTATCCCCGGAACCATGTTTGATCACAACGAATTTGGTTTTATGGAGGTTGGAATGTTCCTAGGGTTCCTTGGACTATTCATCTTCGTTACCTTCAATGCACTATCGAAGGCGCCGTTGATTGCTAAGAACCACCCATTCCTTCAGGAGAGTAAGGAACTACACCATTGATTGAATAAGAAAGAGATTGATCATGAAGCTTTTAATACTTCTAGTTGTTATTGTCGGGATTATTGCTGTATCACAGCTAGCCCGCATATATGAGCTGACATCACTTCTTCGTAAGAAACGTGAAGAAGAGATCTCCTTT
Coding sequences within it:
- a CDS encoding c-type cytochrome yields the protein MLTRNTFLFALVALLMGACTTDPNSPGLEYMPDMYRSPAVEAYVDYGMDPYHFGEAQYDSLNHRLSARKPAAGSIAYAGDVQPYNMPYPYPNTTEGYEEAAALKSPLPTTKANIERGKEVYEIMCIHCHGEAGKGDGAISKNGHIKGIPDYSGKLKDLPEGKAFHSIHYGKGLMGSHASQISQYERWQVVQYVQVLQNGGDMPPFDENGNVMAAGAASAEEATEEVASEETEG